The Streptomyces sp. SS1-1 genome has a segment encoding these proteins:
- a CDS encoding aldehyde dehydrogenase family protein: MTSTHAFWLAGRQVSGEDSFDVTSPWDGRVVGTVSVPTDAQTEEAVAAAYAVRDEFAATPAHVRAAALDHVSKRLVERTAEIARLISAENGKPIKWARGEVGRAVSVFRFAAEEARRFNGGEAQRLDTDAGGQGRLALTRRFPKGVVLGIAPFNFPLNLCAHKIAPAIAAGAPIILKPAPATPLSGLILGELLAETDLPAGSWSILPVPNEKMPALVQDERLPVISFTGSEKVGYAIMDSVPRKHCTLELGGNGAAVVLADFASDEDLDWAATRIATFSNYQGGQSCISVQRVIADASVYDRLLPRVVAAVEAQVTGDPDDDATDVGPLVSEDAAKRVETWVDEAVAAGASLLTGGKRDGASYAPTVLTDVPSDVTLACEEVFGPVLTVQKVNGEAEAFAAVNDSKYGLQAGVFTHDLQAAFRAHRALEVGGVVIGDVPSYRADQMPYGGAKQSGVGREGVKFAMDDYTYERVLVLTGLAL, from the coding sequence ATGACTTCCACCCACGCCTTCTGGCTCGCCGGCCGCCAGGTCAGCGGCGAGGACAGCTTCGACGTCACCTCGCCGTGGGACGGCCGTGTCGTCGGCACGGTGAGCGTGCCCACGGACGCGCAGACCGAGGAGGCCGTGGCCGCCGCCTACGCCGTCCGCGACGAGTTCGCCGCCACCCCGGCCCATGTGCGCGCCGCCGCCCTCGACCACGTCAGCAAGCGGCTCGTGGAGCGCACGGCGGAGATCGCCCGGCTGATCTCCGCCGAGAACGGCAAGCCGATCAAGTGGGCCCGCGGCGAGGTCGGCCGTGCCGTGTCCGTGTTCCGCTTCGCGGCCGAGGAGGCCCGCCGGTTCAACGGCGGCGAGGCCCAGCGGCTCGACACCGACGCGGGCGGCCAGGGCCGGCTCGCCCTCACCCGGCGCTTCCCGAAGGGCGTCGTCCTCGGCATCGCGCCCTTCAACTTCCCGCTGAACCTGTGCGCCCACAAGATCGCCCCGGCCATCGCCGCCGGCGCCCCGATCATCCTCAAGCCGGCCCCGGCCACCCCGCTGTCCGGCCTGATCCTCGGTGAGCTGCTCGCCGAGACCGACCTCCCCGCGGGCTCCTGGAGCATCCTGCCGGTCCCGAACGAGAAGATGCCCGCCCTGGTGCAGGACGAGCGCCTGCCGGTCATCTCCTTCACCGGGTCCGAGAAGGTCGGCTACGCGATCATGGACTCGGTGCCGCGCAAGCACTGCACCCTGGAGCTCGGCGGCAACGGCGCGGCGGTCGTCCTCGCCGACTTCGCGTCCGACGAGGACCTGGACTGGGCCGCGACCCGTATCGCCACCTTCTCCAACTACCAGGGCGGCCAGTCCTGCATCTCCGTGCAGCGGGTCATCGCGGACGCCTCCGTGTACGACCGGCTGCTGCCCCGCGTCGTCGCCGCCGTCGAGGCCCAGGTCACCGGTGACCCCGACGACGACGCCACCGACGTCGGCCCGCTGGTCAGCGAGGACGCCGCCAAGCGCGTCGAGACCTGGGTGGACGAGGCCGTCGCCGCCGGCGCCTCCCTGCTGACCGGCGGCAAGCGCGACGGCGCCTCCTACGCGCCGACCGTCCTCACCGACGTGCCCTCGGACGTCACCCTCGCCTGCGAGGAGGTCTTCGGACCGGTGCTCACGGTGCAGAAGGTGAACGGCGAGGCGGAGGCGTTCGCCGCCGTCAACGACTCCAAGTACGGCCTCCAGGCGGGCGTGTTCACCCACGACCTGCAGGCCGCCTTCCGCGCCCACCGCGCGCTGGAGGTCGGCGGTGTCGTCATCGGTGACGTCCCCTCCTACCGCGCCGACCAGATGCCGTACGGCGGCGCCAAGCAGTCCGGCGTGGGCCGCGAGGGCGTGAAGTTCGCGATGGACGACTACACCTACGAGCGGGTCCTGGTCCTCACCGGCCTCGCTCTCTGA